In one Mucilaginibacter ginsenosidivorax genomic region, the following are encoded:
- a CDS encoding Eco57I restriction-modification methylase domain-containing protein — MLLYKTIGGLNTTGFDIVIGNPPYIKVQSIPKNLTTWFKSKFVSTTGKYDLYVLFIENSFSLLKKGGCIIFINPHRFLISEYGEGLRSFLLKRTAIMKAIYFGVEQLFETATTYTGVFLFKESSTKLSFAIPKSKDLNSLVYSEKLYNSDFNFNFSLDNDSNPIINKIAQHKKVSEIFQGVFQGIIPMGDDIQVLKGEIKGDFFYGFSNALKEEIKIEKGVVKPLLKGENIQRYMQCQSDIYIFYPHYTNENGKTKVIEEIQLKTLYPLAYSYILNFKVKLTEKKIKYKTNADYWFSLHRSRESYLFENEKIITPQLQNKPSFTLDNSKFYADAGGYMILNKKGSNLNLKSYLGILNSKLFYYFIKKTSTPYNNNYYYFKTNYIEPFGIPTLSDDMSRRISERVEKIITNKIDGESTIELEDEIDNLVYQLYCLSDQEIDIIENA, encoded by the coding sequence CTGTTATTATATAAAACAATCGGTGGTTTAAACACAACAGGGTTCGATATTGTAATTGGAAACCCACCTTATATAAAAGTTCAAAGTATACCAAAGAATCTCACCACTTGGTTTAAAAGTAAATTTGTATCAACAACTGGTAAATATGATTTATATGTTCTTTTTATTGAAAATTCATTTTCTCTTTTGAAAAAAGGTGGCTGCATAATATTTATTAATCCGCATCGATTTCTAATTTCCGAATATGGTGAAGGCTTAAGAAGTTTTTTACTAAAACGGACAGCTATAATGAAGGCTATTTATTTCGGAGTCGAACAGTTATTTGAAACTGCAACTACTTACACCGGTGTGTTTTTATTTAAGGAATCTTCAACCAAATTAAGTTTTGCCATACCAAAATCAAAAGATTTAAACTCATTAGTTTATTCTGAAAAATTATATAATTCAGATTTCAACTTCAATTTTTCTCTCGATAATGACTCCAACCCAATTATTAATAAAATAGCTCAACATAAAAAAGTATCAGAAATCTTCCAAGGAGTTTTTCAAGGAATAATTCCCATGGGAGATGATATTCAAGTTCTGAAAGGCGAAATTAAAGGAGACTTTTTTTATGGATTTTCAAATGCATTGAAAGAAGAAATAAAAATTGAGAAAGGAGTAGTAAAACCTCTATTGAAGGGTGAAAACATACAACGATATATGCAATGCCAATCAGATATTTATATTTTTTATCCCCATTATACTAATGAAAATGGTAAGACTAAAGTAATAGAGGAAATTCAATTAAAAACTCTTTACCCCCTTGCATATTCTTATATCTTAAATTTCAAAGTAAAACTGACTGAAAAAAAAATAAAGTATAAAACAAACGCAGATTACTGGTTTTCGCTACATAGAAGCAGAGAGTCTTATTTGTTTGAAAATGAGAAAATTATTACGCCTCAATTGCAGAACAAGCCGTCTTTTACATTAGATAATTCAAAATTTTATGCTGACGCCGGAGGTTATATGATTTTAAACAAAAAAGGTTCCAATCTAAATTTGAAATCTTATCTCGGTATTTTGAATAGTAAACTATTTTATTACTTTATTAAAAAAACAAGTACTCCTTACAACAATAACTACTATTATTTCAAAACTAATTATATCGAACCATTTGGTATACCTACATTGTCTGACGACATGTCTCGAAGAATTTCTGAAAGGGTTGAAAAAATCATAACAAATAAGATCGATGGCGAGTCTACAATTGAACTAGAAGATGAGATCGACAACCTTGTGTATCAATTATATTGCCTATCTGATCAAGAAATAGACATTATTGAAAATGCCTAA
- a CDS encoding master DNA invertase Mpi family serine-type recombinase → MIYGYIRVSTDKQTVENQRYEVNKFCEKSTLAVDKWIEETISGAKKVKDRKLGSLLKKMKTGDILICSELSRLGRNLLMIMGVLNECMNRDIQVWTIKDNYRLGSDINSKVLAFAFGLSAEIERNLISQRTKEALARKKAEGIILGRPIGSKSSSTKLTGQEKKIKDLLEKKVSYSAIGRILGVHRITVSSFVKESKQLSHNESLRT, encoded by the coding sequence ATGATTTACGGTTACATTAGGGTAAGCACAGACAAACAAACAGTAGAGAACCAACGCTATGAAGTAAATAAATTTTGTGAGAAAAGCACTTTAGCTGTTGACAAATGGATTGAAGAAACCATCTCAGGAGCCAAAAAGGTTAAAGATAGAAAGCTAGGTTCGTTACTAAAGAAAATGAAAACAGGGGATATACTCATTTGTTCCGAACTATCAAGATTAGGTAGAAATCTACTTATGATTATGGGCGTCTTAAATGAGTGCATGAACAGAGATATTCAGGTTTGGACGATTAAAGATAACTATAGGTTAGGTAGTGATATTAATTCTAAAGTATTAGCATTTGCCTTTGGCCTTTCTGCTGAAATCGAAAGGAATCTCATTTCTCAAAGAACGAAAGAAGCTTTAGCAAGAAAGAAAGCAGAAGGTATAATTTTAGGACGTCCTATTGGTAGCAAATCATCTTCAACTAAACTTACCGGTCAAGAAAAGAAGATAAAAGACTTATTGGAAAAAAAGGTGTCTTATAGCGCTATAGGCCGCATTTTGGGAGTTCACAGAATAACGGTATCTTCATTCGTTAAAGAATCTAAGCAATTATCACATAATGAGTCGTTACGAACTTAA